In a genomic window of Aricia agestis chromosome 2, ilAriAges1.1, whole genome shotgun sequence:
- the LOC121739927 gene encoding uncharacterized protein LOC121739927: MEAILCQPTYLIGNRFTKKTFPGLVPHIQYHLCRSSTNMLLKIENQLLQRHRQRETTGIKKLYNSFFVLF; the protein is encoded by the coding sequence ATGGAGGCCATTCTCTGCCAGCCAACGTATTTGATCGGCAACCGCTTCACCAAGAAAACGTTCCCCGGCCTGGTCCCCCACATACAGTACCACCTCTGTCGCTCGAGCACAAACATGCTCCTGAAAATCGAGAACCAGCTGCTGCAGAGACACCGACAGCGCGAGACCACCGGCATCAAGAAGCTGTACAACTCCTTCTTCGTGCTGTTCTAA